One Aliiroseovarius sediminilitoris DNA window includes the following coding sequences:
- a CDS encoding ABC transporter substrate-binding protein, translated as MSKELEYLSKQFVARKLSRRHFMGRAAALGMTAAGASTMLSSAVYAQGPVKGGTIRVGIQGGSTTDSLDPATTTNSTGTMVNRFWGEPLLELAPHGGLENKLAEEVSASADAKVWTFKIRSGVQFSNGKTLTADDVLATMERHSGEDTKSGALGIMRGITAMSADGDKFIVELDTPNADLPYLMTDYHLMIQPNGGNDDPTAAIGTGPYILKEVDMGVRFVAEKNPDYWGDLGHADTIELVVINDDTARMAAIQSGQVDMVVRVPPRTADLVARAPNINVSSTSGPGHYVFIAHCDTAPFDNNHLRLALKYGINRQEMVDKILFGYGSIGNDIPINDSYPLFTEIEQRNYDPDQAKFHFDKSGYDGTILLRTSDNSFPGAPDASALFQQSLATAGINLEIKREPNDGYWSEVWNVKPFSTSYWSGRPTQDQMYSTAYLSTADWNDTRFFNEQFDQMLLAARAELDEAKRTQIYADMGMIVHNEGGLIAPMFNDFIDATTDRVAGWVEGHKGFDLMNFYAPMKMWVVG; from the coding sequence ATGTCCAAAGAACTTGAATATCTGTCAAAACAGTTTGTCGCGCGTAAGCTATCACGCCGTCACTTCATGGGCCGTGCCGCCGCACTTGGCATGACCGCAGCGGGGGCAAGCACCATGCTGTCTTCGGCAGTCTATGCCCAAGGGCCGGTCAAGGGCGGAACAATCCGCGTCGGCATCCAGGGCGGATCGACCACCGACAGCCTTGATCCGGCAACCACAACCAACTCCACCGGCACCATGGTCAACCGCTTCTGGGGTGAGCCTCTGCTTGAACTTGCCCCCCATGGCGGGCTTGAAAACAAGCTGGCTGAAGAGGTTTCAGCCTCGGCTGATGCCAAGGTCTGGACCTTCAAGATCCGCTCGGGCGTCCAGTTTTCAAATGGTAAGACCCTGACTGCCGATGACGTTCTGGCAACGATGGAACGTCATTCGGGCGAAGACACGAAATCCGGTGCGCTGGGGATCATGCGCGGCATTACCGCGATGAGCGCCGATGGGGACAAGTTCATCGTCGAGTTGGACACGCCGAACGCCGACCTTCCCTATCTGATGACCGACTATCACCTGATGATCCAACCCAATGGCGGCAATGATGACCCGACCGCCGCGATCGGCACCGGCCCCTATATCCTGAAAGAAGTGGATATGGGCGTCCGCTTTGTGGCCGAAAAGAACCCCGACTATTGGGGCGATCTGGGCCATGCCGATACCATTGAGCTTGTCGTGATCAACGACGACACCGCACGTATGGCGGCAATTCAGTCGGGCCAGGTCGACATGGTTGTCCGCGTGCCCCCACGGACCGCTGATCTGGTGGCACGCGCGCCCAACATCAATGTCTCGTCAACCTCCGGCCCCGGCCACTACGTGTTCATTGCCCATTGCGACACGGCGCCTTTCGACAACAACCACCTGCGCCTTGCACTGAAATACGGCATAAACCGCCAGGAGATGGTCGACAAGATTCTGTTTGGCTATGGCTCGATCGGGAACGACATCCCGATCAACGATTCTTATCCCCTGTTCACCGAGATCGAGCAGCGCAACTACGACCCTGATCAGGCAAAGTTCCACTTTGACAAGTCCGGGTATGATGGCACCATCCTGCTGCGCACGTCTGACAACAGCTTCCCCGGTGCCCCGGATGCGTCGGCGCTGTTTCAACAATCGCTGGCAACGGCGGGGATCAATCTTGAAATCAAGCGCGAGCCGAATGACGGTTACTGGTCCGAGGTCTGGAACGTCAAGCCATTCAGCACCAGCTATTGGAGCGGACGGCCGACCCAGGACCAGATGTATTCTACCGCGTATCTTTCGACGGCGGACTGGAACGACACACGGTTCTTCAATGAGCAATTCGACCAGATGCTGTTGGCGGCACGGGCCGAGTTGGACGAGGCCAAGCGCACCCAGATATATGCCGATATGGGCATGATCGTGCACAACGAAGGTGGTCTGATCGCCCCGATGTTCAATGATTTCATCGACGCCACGACCGATCGGGTCGCCGGCTGGGTCGAAGGCCACAAGGGCTTTGACCTGATGAACTTCTATGCCCCGATGAAGATGTGGGTCGTCGGCTGA
- a CDS encoding ABC transporter permease has protein sequence MPLLMKLLVQRIALGLLLLLLVSVLIFWGTNILPGDVAQSILGQSATPEALANIRKELGLNEPAISRYFAWLGGLVQGDLGTALTSGQDIAASLGSRLKNTLFLAFWAAVVAVPLAIFLGLLAVRYRERWPDKLISAVTLASISVPEFLIGYILMYFIGVKLGWAPTVSMIHDGMSLGQKLNSIALPVAVLTMVVLAHMMRMTRAAILNVMQSAYIETAELKGLTMFTIIWRHAFPNSIAPIVNVVMLNLAYLVVGVVVVEVVFTYPGMGQYLVDHVSKRDVPVVQASGLIFAAVYIGLNMVADIVSILANPRLRHPK, from the coding sequence ATGCCGTTGCTCATGAAACTGCTGGTCCAACGCATCGCGTTGGGCCTGCTTCTTCTGCTACTCGTCTCGGTCCTGATCTTCTGGGGGACGAACATCTTGCCGGGCGACGTGGCGCAATCCATTCTGGGCCAGTCGGCCACCCCCGAAGCACTGGCCAATATTCGCAAAGAGCTGGGTTTGAACGAGCCTGCGATCAGTCGCTATTTCGCCTGGCTTGGCGGACTTGTTCAGGGTGATCTGGGCACCGCGCTGACCTCGGGGCAGGATATTGCCGCCAGCCTTGGCTCTCGTCTGAAAAATACACTTTTCCTTGCCTTCTGGGCCGCCGTGGTCGCTGTGCCGCTGGCCATCTTTCTGGGCCTGCTTGCGGTCCGCTATCGCGAACGCTGGCCGGACAAGCTGATTTCAGCCGTTACGCTGGCGTCGATTTCTGTGCCGGAATTTTTGATCGGCTATATCCTGATGTATTTCATCGGCGTGAAATTGGGCTGGGCGCCCACTGTGTCAATGATCCATGATGGCATGAGCCTGGGGCAAAAGCTGAACTCGATCGCATTGCCCGTCGCCGTGCTGACCATGGTTGTCCTCGCCCATATGATGCGTATGACACGCGCCGCGATTCTGAATGTGATGCAATCGGCCTATATCGAAACGGCCGAGCTGAAGGGCCTGACGATGTTCACGATCATCTGGCGCCACGCCTTTCCCAACTCGATCGCACCCATCGTCAACGTCGTCATGCTGAACCTTGCCTATCTTGTCGTCGGTGTCGTGGTGGTCGAGGTGGTCTTCACCTATCCTGGCATGGGCCAGTATCTTGTGGACCATGTGTCCAAACGTGACGTGCCGGTGGTGCAGGCCTCCGGGCTGATTTTTGCGGCAGTCTATATCGGGCTGAACATGGTGGCGGACATCGTGTCGATTCTTGCCAACCCAAGGCTGAGGCATCCGAAATGA
- a CDS encoding ABC transporter permease has translation MTRIPPAALFGLFFTGLYFFMAIFAPWIAPYSMTQIVGGVWEPWSSEHWIGTDNIGRDLMTRMIYGGRTTIFIATMATIISFTTGSILGFTAAVIGGWIDQVLSRFVDLVMSIPTLIFALVVLSVMPVTLPILILVMGLLDSTRVYRLARAVAVDINVMDFVEAAKLRGEGRIWIIFREILPNALSPLVAEMGLRFIFAVLFVSTLSFLGLGVQPPNADWGGIVKENKDGIVYGIPAALVPAVAIATLAISVNLVADWVLNRTTSLKGGRG, from the coding sequence ATGACAAGAATACCCCCGGCCGCATTGTTCGGCCTGTTCTTCACTGGTCTATATTTCTTCATGGCGATTTTTGCGCCTTGGATCGCGCCCTATTCGATGACCCAGATCGTCGGCGGGGTGTGGGAACCATGGTCCTCCGAACACTGGATCGGCACGGACAATATCGGCCGTGATCTCATGACCCGCATGATCTATGGCGGGCGCACGACGATCTTCATCGCAACGATGGCAACGATCATCAGCTTTACCACCGGATCCATACTCGGCTTTACCGCCGCCGTGATTGGCGGATGGATTGATCAGGTGCTCAGCCGTTTTGTCGATCTGGTCATGTCGATCCCGACCCTTATCTTCGCATTGGTCGTGTTGTCGGTCATGCCAGTGACGCTGCCGATACTCATACTGGTCATGGGGCTTCTGGATTCAACCCGTGTCTATCGACTGGCCCGCGCGGTTGCGGTGGACATCAACGTGATGGACTTCGTCGAAGCCGCCAAGCTGCGCGGCGAAGGCCGGATTTGGATCATTTTTCGCGAAATCCTGCCCAACGCGCTGTCGCCGCTGGTGGCCGAAATGGGGCTTCGCTTCATCTTTGCGGTGCTGTTTGTCTCGACCCTGTCCTTCCTGGGTCTTGGCGTCCAACCGCCCAACGCTGACTGGGGCGGCATCGTGAAAGAAAACAAGGACGGTATCGTCTATGGCATTCCGGCAGCCCTTGTGCCCGCTGTGGCCATCGCCACGCTGGCAATCTCGGTTAACCTTGTCGCCGACTGGGTTTTGAACCGAACAACCAGCCTGAAAGGGGGCCGCGGATGA
- a CDS encoding ABC transporter ATP-binding protein, translating to MSNNLVAVRDLKIGARVYPPGEKPHDIEIVHGVSFDLQKGKVLGLIGESGAGKSTIGLATMAYGRGGVEITGGEVWVNGREILNTSLRDLRKLRGTEVTYVSQSAAASFNPAKKIMDQVIEATVHAGKLSRKDAESRAVELFTKLGLPDPETIGSRYPHQVSGGQLQRCMTALALCPEPDLVVFDEPTTALDVTTQIDVLMAIKDAIRDTGVAALYITHDLAVVAQVSDEIMVLRMGDMVEHGTADQIINAPREDYTRDLVSVRSRVHEGKPPTDNPVLTVEHITARYKGTNFDVLHDVSMELHAGQTLAVVGESGSGKSTTARVMTGLLPAREGQIVFEDRILSPDLAGRARDDLREIQMIYQMADVAMNPRQTVGTIIGRPLEFYFGVRGAEKRKRIDELLNDIELGTEFKDRYPAELSGGQKQRVCIARALAAKPKVIICDEVTSALDPLVAEDILRLLHNLQKKENVAYLFITHDLATVRAIADSIAVMYQGRVVRYGPKAEVLSPPFDDYTDLLLSSVPEMRLGWLEEVVEHRKMESAGN from the coding sequence ATGAGCAACAATCTTGTAGCAGTGCGCGACCTGAAAATCGGCGCGCGGGTCTATCCGCCGGGTGAAAAACCGCATGACATTGAAATTGTCCACGGCGTGTCCTTCGATCTTCAGAAGGGAAAAGTGCTTGGCCTGATCGGCGAAAGCGGTGCAGGAAAATCGACCATTGGGCTGGCCACCATGGCCTATGGCCGTGGCGGTGTTGAAATCACCGGCGGCGAGGTGTGGGTCAACGGGCGCGAGATCCTGAACACCAGCCTGCGCGACCTGCGCAAACTGCGCGGGACCGAGGTGACATATGTCTCGCAATCTGCCGCCGCCAGCTTCAACCCGGCCAAGAAGATCATGGATCAGGTGATCGAAGCGACGGTTCATGCGGGCAAACTTTCCAGAAAAGACGCGGAATCCCGCGCGGTCGAATTGTTCACCAAACTTGGCCTGCCGGACCCCGAAACCATCGGAAGTCGCTATCCACACCAGGTATCGGGCGGGCAGTTGCAGCGCTGTATGACGGCGCTGGCGCTGTGTCCCGAACCCGATCTTGTGGTGTTTGACGAACCCACCACAGCGCTGGATGTAACCACGCAGATTGATGTGTTGATGGCAATCAAGGACGCGATCCGCGACACCGGCGTCGCCGCGCTTTATATCACCCATGATCTGGCGGTCGTGGCGCAGGTCTCCGATGAAATCATGGTGCTGCGCATGGGCGACATGGTCGAACACGGCACCGCCGATCAGATTATCAACGCCCCGCGCGAAGACTACACCCGCGATTTGGTGTCGGTGCGGTCCCGAGTGCATGAGGGCAAGCCCCCGACCGACAATCCGGTTCTAACCGTCGAACACATCACTGCCCGCTACAAGGGAACGAACTTCGACGTGCTGCATGACGTTTCAATGGAACTGCACGCGGGGCAAACGCTCGCCGTTGTGGGCGAAAGCGGATCGGGTAAGTCAACCACCGCCCGCGTGATGACGGGACTGTTGCCCGCACGTGAAGGGCAGATCGTCTTCGAAGACCGAATACTGTCCCCTGATCTTGCCGGGAGGGCGCGCGACGATCTGCGTGAAATTCAGATGATCTATCAGATGGCCGATGTCGCGATGAACCCGCGCCAGACAGTCGGCACGATCATCGGGCGTCCGCTCGAATTCTATTTTGGGGTACGCGGCGCCGAAAAACGAAAACGCATTGACGAGCTTTTGAACGACATCGAGCTTGGAACCGAATTCAAGGACCGCTATCCCGCCGAGCTTTCGGGCGGGCAAAAGCAGCGGGTCTGCATCGCGCGCGCGCTGGCCGCGAAACCCAAGGTCATCATCTGTGACGAGGTGACATCGGCGCTGGACCCTCTGGTCGCCGAAGACATTCTCAGACTGCTTCACAATCTTCAGAAAAAAGAAAACGTCGCGTATTTGTTCATCACACACGATCTTGCCACGGTGCGCGCCATCGCAGACAGTATCGCGGTGATGTATCAGGGCCGTGTCGTGCGCTACGGCCCAAAGGCCGAGGTGTTGTCGCCACCCTTTGATGACTATACCGATCTTCTGCTCAGCTCGGTGCCTGAAATGAGGCTTGGCTGGCTGGAAGAGGTGGTGGAACACCGCAAAATGGAAAGCGCCGGGAACTGA
- a CDS encoding alkaline phosphatase family protein: MDRKLLLIILDGVPWRNWRRLFGNLEGWVDSGDAQRWKVRSVLPSTSASCYASIHTGVTPQEHGCTGNNNVFRLTQPDIFSQVRKAGGVTGAVTHSFWSEFFNRAPFDLVRDIEYDEPDSPTINHGRFHTMTGYGLINQTTPADIDLFATLSMLCERFGLNYGILHTCTLDSMGHRFGHECREMDHACFQADEQLALFINRWRADGYEVVVTADHGQTDRGHHGGREELQQDAALYYFGPATGPDFDDRLDQLQIAPTILSRLGAPIPDTMKSEVFLT, from the coding sequence ATGGATCGCAAGCTGCTTTTGATCATTCTTGACGGTGTGCCGTGGCGAAACTGGCGCCGATTGTTCGGCAATCTGGAAGGTTGGGTCGACAGCGGCGATGCGCAACGCTGGAAAGTGCGCTCTGTCCTGCCGTCGACGTCGGCCAGTTGTTATGCCTCGATCCACACAGGCGTGACGCCGCAGGAACATGGCTGCACGGGCAACAACAACGTGTTCCGCCTGACCCAGCCCGACATTTTCAGCCAGGTGCGCAAGGCGGGCGGCGTCACCGGCGCGGTCACGCACAGTTTCTGGTCCGAGTTCTTCAACCGTGCACCCTTCGATCTGGTGCGGGACATTGAATATGATGAGCCCGACAGCCCGACGATCAATCACGGACGTTTTCACACAATGACCGGATACGGGTTGATTAACCAGACCACACCGGCCGATATCGACCTGTTTGCCACGCTCAGTATGCTGTGTGAACGGTTCGGGCTGAACTATGGGATCCTGCACACCTGCACGCTGGATAGCATGGGCCACCGGTTCGGGCATGAGTGCCGGGAAATGGATCACGCGTGTTTTCAAGCCGACGAGCAACTGGCGCTGTTCATCAATCGCTGGCGCGCGGACGGGTATGAGGTCGTCGTGACCGCCGACCACGGCCAGACCGACCGTGGGCACCATGGTGGACGCGAAGAGTTGCAGCAGGACGCGGCGCTATACTATTTCGGCCCCGCGACCGGCCCTGATTTCGATGATCGACTGGACCAGTTGCAAATCGCGCCCACAATCCTGTCGCGACTGGGCGCACCCATCCCTGACACCATGAAATCCGAGGTATTCCTGACATGA
- a CDS encoding fumarylacetoacetate hydrolase family protein has product MTWAIPCPAQPSLPITGSDDRFPVRRIYCVGQNYAAHAREMGSNPDQEPPFFFSKPADALVPDGATVPYPPGTENLHHEAELVVAIGSGGANIPRDTALHHVWGYAVGNDLTRRDIQAAAKKIGRPWDMAKGFDHSAPCGPLHPVATTGHINSGAIRLTVNGETRQSSDLSDLIWPIADVIAYLSSLVTLAQGDLIFTGTPEGVGPLVSGDVCVVKIEGLGRLTTRIGEKAG; this is encoded by the coding sequence ATGACTTGGGCCATTCCCTGCCCCGCGCAACCGTCTCTGCCAATCACCGGGTCGGATGATCGCTTTCCCGTGCGGCGCATTTATTGCGTCGGCCAGAACTACGCGGCACATGCACGCGAAATGGGGTCGAATCCGGATCAGGAGCCGCCATTTTTCTTCTCGAAACCCGCCGATGCTTTGGTGCCTGACGGGGCGACGGTTCCCTATCCGCCGGGCACCGAGAACCTGCATCACGAAGCCGAGCTTGTGGTCGCAATCGGCTCTGGTGGTGCCAACATTCCGCGCGACACAGCGCTTCATCATGTCTGGGGATATGCGGTCGGCAACGACTTGACCCGACGCGACATTCAGGCGGCCGCCAAGAAGATCGGACGACCATGGGACATGGCGAAAGGTTTCGATCACTCTGCCCCCTGCGGCCCACTGCACCCGGTTGCAACGACGGGCCACATCAACAGTGGGGCCATCCGGCTGACGGTCAATGGTGAGACCCGCCAATCCTCGGACCTGTCTGATCTGATCTGGCCCATCGCGGATGTGATTGCCTATTTGTCGTCACTGGTCACACTTGCACAGGGCGACCTGATTTTCACCGGCACACCCGAAGGCGTCGGCCCGTTGGTGTCGGGCGACGTTTGCGTTGTAAAGATCGAAGGATTGGGCCGGCTGACCACCCGGATCGGGGAAAAAGCGGGCTAA
- a CDS encoding GntR family transcriptional regulator, giving the protein MQLRSVDISKTASAATIIFDALKKAIIEGEIEEGAPLRQDEIAKMFNTSRIPVREAILRLEEHGLVRSQRYKGAVVSSLSSTEASEIFDFRAVLEPHVIRHAVPKMTPDILAQARSYCEAFHMEADPMKWGDLNRQFHATLYNASGLTYHLEAIDGALNRIDRYLRAQLVLSEGMSRANEEHMQIQNACERGDADEAAALTERHILGARESLILHLSSITG; this is encoded by the coding sequence ATGCAACTCAGATCTGTCGACATTTCCAAGACCGCGTCCGCCGCGACCATCATCTTTGATGCGCTAAAAAAAGCGATCATCGAGGGCGAGATCGAAGAAGGTGCGCCGTTGCGTCAGGATGAGATTGCCAAGATGTTCAACACGTCGCGCATTCCTGTGCGTGAGGCGATATTGCGGTTGGAAGAACACGGTTTGGTGCGGTCGCAGCGCTATAAAGGGGCGGTCGTGTCGTCATTATCATCGACCGAGGCGTCCGAGATTTTTGATTTTCGCGCTGTGTTGGAGCCGCATGTCATTCGTCACGCGGTGCCAAAGATGACGCCGGACATTCTGGCCCAGGCGCGAAGCTATTGCGAGGCGTTCCATATGGAAGCGGACCCAATGAAATGGGGGGATCTGAACCGTCAGTTCCATGCGACGCTCTATAATGCCAGCGGTCTGACCTATCATCTGGAGGCTATTGACGGGGCGCTGAACCGGATCGACCGCTATCTGCGAGCGCAGCTTGTGCTCAGCGAAGGCATGTCGCGCGCGAATGAAGAACATATGCAGATTCAAAATGCCTGCGAACGTGGCGATGCGGATGAGGCTGCCGCCCTGACTGAACGCCATATCCTGGGTGCGCGCGAAAGCCTGATCCTGCACCTGTCGTCAATAACGGGTTAG
- a CDS encoding dihydrodipicolinate synthase family protein: MNTDIFTGCIPALMTPCTPDRKPDYDALVAKGLELIAAGMSAVVYCGSMGDWPLLTDEERMEGVARLTAAGIPVIVGTGAVNTKMAVTHAAHAAKVGAKGLMVIPRVLSRGSSLDAQRHHFSAILSAAPDLPAVIYNSPYYGFATRADLFFALRAEHPNLIGFKEFGGADDLRYAAENITSKDDDVTLMIGVDTTVFHGYVNCGATGAITGIGNVLPREVLHLVALSKKAAAGDVTARVKAQELEEALGVLSSFDEGPDLVLYYKHLMVMTGDDAYRTHFNETDALTDAQRNYAESQFHLFRNWYAAWSKQEGIVSECA, encoded by the coding sequence ATGAACACCGACATTTTCACAGGCTGCATTCCGGCCCTGATGACCCCATGCACGCCCGATCGCAAACCAGATTACGATGCGCTGGTTGCCAAAGGGTTGGAGTTGATCGCCGCAGGCATGTCTGCCGTTGTTTATTGTGGGTCGATGGGGGATTGGCCGCTTCTGACCGATGAAGAGCGGATGGAAGGTGTTGCCCGCCTGACCGCCGCCGGCATCCCGGTCATTGTCGGCACCGGCGCGGTGAACACCAAGATGGCCGTGACCCATGCCGCCCATGCCGCCAAGGTCGGTGCGAAAGGCCTGATGGTGATCCCCCGTGTGTTGTCACGCGGCTCGTCACTGGACGCCCAACGGCATCATTTCTCGGCCATTCTGTCTGCCGCGCCCGATCTGCCTGCCGTGATCTATAACAGTCCCTATTACGGCTTTGCGACGCGCGCTGACCTGTTTTTTGCGCTGCGGGCCGAGCACCCGAACCTGATTGGCTTCAAGGAGTTTGGTGGCGCGGACGACCTGCGCTATGCCGCCGAGAACATCACTTCGAAAGACGATGATGTCACTCTGATGATCGGTGTCGATACCACGGTATTTCATGGCTATGTGAACTGCGGTGCGACCGGAGCGATCACCGGAATCGGCAACGTTCTGCCACGCGAGGTGCTGCACCTTGTTGCCCTAAGCAAGAAGGCCGCCGCTGGCGACGTCACAGCCCGCGTAAAAGCACAAGAACTTGAAGAGGCACTTGGCGTTCTGTCCAGCTTCGACGAAGGGCCCGATCTTGTTCTGTATTACAAGCACCTGATGGTGATGACGGGCGACGATGCCTATCGCACGCATTTCAACGAAACCGATGCGCTGACCGATGCCCAGCGCAACTATGCGGAAAGCCAGTTTCACCTGTTTCGCAACTGGTATGCGGCATGGTCCAAGCAGGAAGGCATCGTTTCGGAATGCGCGTGA
- a CDS encoding 4-hydroxyproline epimerase, with amino-acid sequence MRVIDSHTEGEPTRVILSGGPDLGTGSLTERARRLRDDHGWVYAATLAEPRGHDAMVGALLVPPSDPTCVAAVIYFNTVGNLGMCGHATIGLTATLAHLGQLDPGTHRIETPVGVVSAQLFDRNTVRVTNVESYRLQAGVTVDVDGIGPVTGDIAWGGNWFFLTEFDQIDLSPDNIPDLTQAARRIRAALQHARMTGKDGAEIDHIELLGPPKSATAQGRNFVLCPGGAYDRSPCGTGCSAKLACLAADGKLAEGAVWKQESVIGSTYDCTYVTRPSGGIVATIQGRAFITSEATLLFNADDPFRGGIRINHRGC; translated from the coding sequence ATGCGCGTGATCGACAGCCATACCGAAGGCGAGCCCACTCGTGTCATTCTGTCGGGCGGCCCTGATCTTGGCACCGGCAGCCTGACCGAGCGCGCCCGACGCTTGCGTGATGATCACGGATGGGTTTATGCCGCAACTCTGGCAGAGCCACGCGGCCATGATGCCATGGTCGGCGCCCTTCTGGTGCCGCCGTCAGACCCGACCTGCGTGGCGGCCGTCATCTATTTCAACACGGTTGGCAATCTGGGCATGTGCGGGCACGCCACCATCGGGCTGACCGCAACTTTGGCGCATTTGGGGCAACTTGACCCCGGCACCCACCGTATTGAAACCCCAGTTGGTGTTGTCTCTGCCCAACTGTTCGACCGGAACACCGTGCGTGTCACCAATGTCGAAAGCTACCGCTTGCAGGCCGGTGTCACGGTCGATGTCGATGGCATCGGTCCTGTCACCGGAGACATCGCGTGGGGCGGCAACTGGTTCTTTCTGACCGAGTTCGACCAGATCGACCTCAGCCCGGACAACATCCCTGACCTCACTCAAGCCGCCAGACGTATTCGCGCAGCGTTGCAGCACGCGAGAATGACCGGAAAAGATGGGGCCGAAATTGACCACATCGAATTGCTCGGTCCACCAAAATCTGCTACCGCGCAAGGCCGGAACTTCGTGCTCTGCCCCGGTGGGGCCTATGACCGCTCGCCCTGCGGCACGGGGTGTTCAGCCAAGCTTGCTTGTCTGGCCGCAGATGGAAAGCTCGCAGAGGGCGCGGTCTGGAAACAGGAAAGCGTGATTGGCAGCACCTATGACTGCACCTATGTGACCCGCCCGTCTGGCGGCATCGTGGCCACCATTCAGGGTCGGGCGTTCATCACGTCCGAGGCGACCTTGTTATTCAACGCCGACGATCCGTTTCGGGGTGGTATTCGCATCAATCATCGCGGATGCTGA
- a CDS encoding NAD(P)/FAD-dependent oxidoreductase, giving the protein MTKEPIDIVVIGAGIIGVSTALELQARGRIPLLVDRKGIAAETSRGNAGAFAFSEVEPLATPGIMRRAPRWLLDPLGPLSIPPAYALKIAPWMLKFWRASWSDRYDRAVTAQTRLMQYCEAAFERQLSRFGDPNMIRREGQLELYEGASAFREAQPKWQRRADLGIKVHLLDHPDAIAEIQPGLSRRFTHAGFTPGWFNTTDPQNWTEMLAQRYADQGGRVGTLEVHDMTPRSDHIELVTDQGRLLANQVVLCAGAWSHKLAAKIGDALPLETERGYNTTFDHTSVNLKTHLTFAAHGFVMSKIGDGLRIGGAVELGGLDLPPNYRRAEILVRKAASFMPGLDASGGRQWMGYRPSLPDSLPVIGPSSAGDRILYAFGHGHLGLTQSAGTAELVADLAAQSKPAIDLAPFAAARF; this is encoded by the coding sequence ATGACAAAGGAACCCATCGATATTGTCGTCATCGGCGCAGGGATCATCGGGGTCAGCACGGCACTTGAGCTTCAGGCAAGGGGCCGCATCCCCTTGCTTGTCGATCGCAAAGGGATCGCCGCAGAAACCTCGCGCGGAAACGCGGGCGCCTTCGCTTTTTCGGAAGTCGAACCCCTGGCCACGCCGGGCATCATGCGCCGGGCACCCAGGTGGCTGTTGGATCCGCTGGGTCCGCTTTCGATTCCACCGGCCTACGCGTTGAAAATCGCACCCTGGATGTTGAAATTCTGGCGGGCCAGTTGGTCGGATCGGTATGATCGCGCGGTCACAGCACAGACCCGCCTGATGCAATATTGTGAGGCCGCGTTTGAACGACAGCTTTCCCGGTTCGGGGATCCGAACATGATCCGCCGCGAGGGACAGTTGGAGCTTTATGAAGGCGCAAGCGCGTTCAGAGAGGCGCAACCCAAATGGCAGCGTCGAGCCGATCTTGGGATCAAGGTGCATCTGTTGGATCACCCCGATGCCATCGCCGAAATCCAGCCAGGCCTGAGCCGGAGATTTACCCATGCCGGGTTCACTCCCGGCTGGTTCAACACCACCGACCCTCAGAATTGGACCGAGATGCTGGCCCAGAGATACGCCGATCAAGGCGGTCGGGTTGGGACGCTTGAGGTCCACGACATGACCCCCCGCTCGGATCACATCGAACTCGTGACCGACCAGGGCCGCTTGTTGGCCAATCAAGTCGTCCTCTGTGCAGGGGCATGGTCGCACAAGCTGGCCGCAAAGATCGGGGATGCCCTCCCGCTTGAAACCGAACGAGGATACAACACCACGTTTGACCACACATCTGTTAACCTGAAAACACATCTGACCTTTGCCGCGCACGGATTCGTCATGTCAAAGATTGGGGATGGATTGCGCATCGGAGGTGCGGTCGAGTTGGGTGGATTGGACTTGCCCCCCAACTATCGCCGGGCGGAAATTCTGGTGCGGAAAGCCGCATCATTCATGCCCGGTCTGGATGCGTCGGGTGGCAGGCAGTGGATGGGCTATCGGCCGTCTCTGCCTGACAGTCTGCCGGTCATCGGGCCGTCCAGCGCGGGTGATCGAATCCTCTATGCCTTCGGTCACGGGCATCTGGGTCTGACCCAATCGGCTGGCACGGCCGAGCTGGTGGCCGATCTCGCGGCACAA